The following are from one region of the Phormidium sp. PBR-2020 genome:
- a CDS encoding alanine--glyoxylate aminotransferase family protein, producing the protein MDDKLMLMIPGPTPVPEKALTAMGRHPIGHRSGEFSELVAEVFADLKWLHQTQNDVLVLTASGTGAMEAGIINVLSSGDRVLVGSNGKFGDRWAKVAKAYHLDVQTITAEWGQPLDPEAFREALEADTNKEIKAVILTHSETSSGVLNDLETINRHVKAHGEALIIVDAVTSLGACNVPIDEWGLDVVGSGSQKGYMIPPGLGFISMSDRAWKAYERSNLPRFYFDLGPYRKNAAKNTTPFTPPVNLFFALQASLRMMRAEGLENIFARHDRLKRAAREGVKAMGLPLLGPDDCASPAVTAVAPTSVEAEQVRSVMKKQFDIALAGGQDHLKGKIFRIGHLGFVSDRDLLCAIGSLEATLQSLNAGNEPGAGITAAAKILNAG; encoded by the coding sequence ATGGACGACAAATTAATGTTAATGATTCCGGGCCCCACCCCGGTTCCGGAGAAGGCTCTCACCGCCATGGGACGACATCCCATTGGCCACCGCAGCGGTGAGTTTTCCGAGTTGGTGGCGGAAGTCTTTGCCGATCTCAAATGGCTCCATCAAACTCAAAATGATGTCCTGGTTCTCACCGCCAGTGGAACCGGAGCCATGGAAGCAGGAATTATCAACGTCCTGAGTTCGGGTGATCGCGTCTTGGTTGGCTCCAATGGTAAATTTGGCGATCGCTGGGCTAAAGTGGCCAAAGCCTATCACCTTGATGTTCAAACCATTACCGCCGAATGGGGACAACCCCTCGACCCCGAAGCTTTCCGGGAAGCCTTAGAAGCCGATACCAACAAAGAGATTAAGGCCGTTATCCTCACCCACAGCGAAACCTCCAGCGGGGTGCTGAACGACCTCGAAACCATCAATCGTCATGTGAAGGCTCACGGTGAAGCCTTAATTATTGTCGATGCGGTCACCAGTTTAGGGGCCTGCAACGTTCCCATCGATGAGTGGGGCCTCGATGTGGTGGGGTCTGGCTCCCAGAAAGGCTATATGATTCCTCCAGGGTTAGGCTTCATTTCCATGAGCGATCGCGCCTGGAAAGCCTATGAACGCTCCAACCTACCCCGGTTCTATTTCGACCTGGGCCCCTATCGCAAGAATGCGGCCAAAAACACCACCCCCTTCACTCCCCCAGTGAACCTGTTTTTTGCCCTACAAGCCTCCCTACGGATGATGCGGGCCGAAGGACTCGAAAATATCTTTGCTCGTCACGATCGCCTGAAACGCGCCGCTCGTGAGGGGGTTAAAGCCATGGGACTGCCCCTACTGGGTCCCGATGACTGTGCCAGTCCGGCGGTGACCGCTGTGGCCCCCACCAGCGTTGAAGCCGAACAAGTCCGTTCGGTGATGAAAAAGCAATTTGACATTGCCCTCGCCGGTGGACAAGACCATCTCAAAGGTAAAATCTTCCGTATTGGTCATTTAGGCTTCGTCAGCGATCGCGATCTTCTCTGTGCCATTGGCTCCCTCGAAGCTACCCTACAGAGCCTAAATGCCGGTAACGAGCCGGGAGCCGGTATTACCGCCGCCGCCAAAATCCTCAACGCGGGCTAG
- a CDS encoding DUF2949 domain-containing protein has protein sequence MGVTRQRQFINFLQEDLALSPDSIAIALRRRDTDVGPLPMILWKYGFVTLDELSQIYDWLEAV, from the coding sequence ATGGGAGTTACACGACAACGACAATTTATTAACTTTTTGCAAGAGGATCTTGCCCTCTCGCCAGACTCGATCGCGATCGCCCTACGTCGTCGTGATACCGATGTTGGGCCGTTACCGATGATTCTCTGGAAATACGGCTTTGTCACCCTAGATGAATTGTCTCAGATTTACGATTGGTTAGAGGCGGTTTAA
- a CDS encoding DUF5340 family protein, producing MEPLPLPSHIHYELLLQLLERQSLFSVNHYSDERRQIDELIMTLRKALSQQKRLEQACQMKGVPVEYRWSLNQPLESPAAVGDREAS from the coding sequence ATGGAGCCGCTTCCCCTTCCCTCTCACATTCATTACGAGTTACTTCTGCAACTGCTCGAACGTCAAAGCTTATTTTCTGTCAATCACTATTCAGACGAGCGACGCCAGATTGATGAACTGATTATGACCCTCCGGAAAGCTCTCTCCCAGCAGAAGCGACTGGAACAAGCCTGCCAGATGAAGGGAGTTCCGGTAGAGTATCGCTGGTCGTTAAACCAACCGCTGGAGTCTCCCGCTGCGGTGGGCGATCGCGAAGCCAGTTAA
- a CDS encoding DUF1963 domain-containing protein → MAMGSFLADLPPEFAPLRVFLQDKFVPYIQLHLEDNGWLKTTEYQDPLPLWSSKMGGYPYLPKSLEYPRDAETGELMMFLLQINCAEVPEIPNFPLPRQGLLQFFVGLNVAMCQLSPQRHCIRYIEEIDLDETRLISNFEFTQESRQRNEWYNPIYSLRFCPGEALFFNYRQSMGHLRLPESLQTLCDEFFFDDWLYDYDIENEGLEREHPYKLAGYPDLHSYVPDVLDEAQGQLLLEVQDPFSCSDYFYFFINPDDLKRQDFSQVESYFMRV, encoded by the coding sequence ATGGCAATGGGTTCTTTTTTGGCAGATTTACCGCCGGAGTTTGCGCCTCTGCGAGTGTTTTTGCAAGATAAGTTTGTCCCTTATATCCAATTACACCTAGAGGATAACGGCTGGCTAAAAACGACAGAATATCAAGACCCATTACCCCTCTGGAGTAGCAAGATGGGGGGATATCCTTATCTCCCCAAAAGCTTAGAATATCCGAGGGATGCTGAGACGGGAGAACTGATGATGTTTCTCCTACAAATCAACTGTGCTGAGGTTCCTGAAATTCCTAACTTTCCCTTACCTCGCCAAGGATTACTACAATTTTTTGTGGGCCTCAATGTCGCCATGTGTCAACTGAGTCCTCAACGGCATTGTATCCGCTACATTGAGGAAATTGACCTGGATGAAACGAGGTTAATCTCCAACTTTGAGTTCACCCAGGAGAGTCGTCAACGCAACGAATGGTATAACCCTATCTATAGCCTCCGTTTTTGCCCAGGAGAGGCTCTCTTTTTTAATTATCGTCAAAGTATGGGACATCTCAGGCTTCCAGAGTCGCTACAAACCCTCTGTGATGAGTTTTTCTTTGACGACTGGTTATATGACTACGACATTGAAAATGAAGGTTTGGAGAGGGAACATCCTTATAAGCTGGCTGGCTATCCTGATCTACATTCTTATGTCCCCGATGTGCTCGATGAGGCTCAAGGACAGTTACTCTTAGAGGTTCAAGATCCCTTTTCCTGTAGCGATTATTTCTATTTTTTTATTAACCCAGACGATTTAAAACGTCAAGATTTTAGCCAGGTTGAATCTTATTTTATGCGGGTTTGA
- a CDS encoding DUF3119 family protein produces the protein MRSPSRCLLFLGDLPVTSTSPSTRVELEPIVELAPSYAIPVVLVVLAIPLMLVQIWLAAAIALFGLFLMVQAATIRLEFTQTDLDVYRSDSLIRRFPYSEWLNWQIFWQPVPILFYFREVNSIHFLPVLFNAKMLRNCLEQRCPQSSP, from the coding sequence ATGCGATCGCCCAGCCGATGTTTGTTGTTTTTAGGGGATTTGCCTGTGACTTCTACCTCACCCTCAACTCGCGTTGAACTTGAACCCATCGTCGAACTGGCCCCGAGTTACGCCATTCCTGTGGTTCTGGTGGTACTGGCGATTCCTCTGATGCTGGTGCAGATTTGGCTGGCGGCGGCGATCGCCCTGTTTGGCCTCTTCTTAATGGTTCAAGCGGCAACCATTCGCCTCGAATTTACCCAAACAGACCTCGATGTTTACCGTTCAGATTCTCTAATTCGTCGCTTTCCCTACTCCGAATGGCTCAATTGGCAGATTTTCTGGCAGCCGGTTCCCATTTTGTTCTATTTCCGGGAAGTCAATAGTATTCACTTTCTCCCGGTGTTATTTAATGCCAAAATGCTACGCAACTGCCTCGAACAACGCTGTCCCCAATCCTCCCCCTAA
- a CDS encoding DUF192 domain-containing protein, with protein sequence MVLTVLVLAGCSTGAEDSSAVSIAKSPPQESSAAEVSPELGQQLPVEAYIRWGDRTLELEVAQTPEQQAMGLMFREELPDDRGMLFPFNPPRPVRFWMKNVRMDLDMIFIYEGEVVGLSEEVPPCETVAHRCPTYGPGDRVLVDAVLELRGGRAAELGIEVGDRLEVIREL encoded by the coding sequence ATGGTGTTAACGGTGTTGGTTTTGGCAGGTTGTTCGACGGGGGCGGAGGATTCCTCAGCCGTCAGTATTGCGAAATCACCGCCCCAAGAGAGTTCGGCGGCTGAGGTGTCGCCGGAGTTAGGACAACAGTTGCCGGTTGAAGCCTATATTCGCTGGGGCGATCGCACTCTGGAGTTAGAGGTGGCCCAAACCCCGGAGCAACAGGCGATGGGGTTGATGTTCCGAGAGGAACTCCCGGACGATCGCGGGATGTTGTTTCCCTTTAATCCTCCCCGGCCTGTCCGCTTCTGGATGAAGAATGTCCGCATGGATTTGGATATGATTTTTATCTATGAGGGGGAAGTGGTGGGACTCTCGGAGGAGGTCCCCCCCTGTGAAACGGTGGCCCATCGTTGTCCCACCTATGGCCCGGGCGATCGCGTTCTGGTGGATGCGGTGCTGGAATTGCGAGGCGGCCGTGCGGCGGAGTTGGGAATTGAGGTGGGCGATCGCCTGGAGGTGATTCGGGAACTCTAG
- a CDS encoding ATP-binding protein, whose product MTQIFGDYCEGEPNSPEFLIIGFSPSSVPLKQRWRNNGLSADFMADYLTTFFLGNEENPASMRRQAEIKSAVGFVANELLENAMKFTDERSAFPISIQLQLHPNHLMFFTTNSVEPERIPGFQTYLEELTSCDPEDMYVRQLEKNALEENGTSSRLGYLTMMSDYMARLGWKFETVQKDPEVIAVTTMVQLPV is encoded by the coding sequence ATGACGCAAATTTTCGGGGACTATTGTGAGGGTGAACCAAATAGCCCAGAGTTTTTAATTATTGGCTTTTCGCCGAGTTCGGTTCCTCTCAAACAACGCTGGCGCAATAATGGACTGTCGGCGGATTTTATGGCGGATTACTTGACGACCTTCTTTCTGGGAAATGAAGAGAATCCCGCATCAATGCGTCGTCAAGCAGAAATTAAGAGTGCTGTGGGCTTTGTGGCCAATGAACTTTTAGAAAATGCGATGAAGTTCACCGATGAACGTTCCGCCTTTCCCATTAGCATTCAGCTCCAACTTCATCCAAACCACTTGATGTTCTTTACAACCAACAGCGTCGAACCGGAACGAATCCCTGGTTTTCAGACGTATCTGGAAGAACTCACCTCCTGCGATCCTGAGGATATGTATGTGCGTCAGTTGGAGAAAAATGCCTTAGAGGAAAATGGCACTAGCTCCCGGTTAGGCTATTTAACGATGATGAGTGATTACATGGCCCGCTTAGGCTGGAAGTTTGAAACCGTCCAGAAAGATCCTGAAGTTATCGCCGTTACAACCATGGTACAGCTTCCGGTTTAA
- the trpC gene encoding indole-3-glycerol phosphate synthase TrpC: MVNIRRRSPNPPVKTEGCQYQVPIPNAEPANILEEIVWHKETEVAKLRLYMPLRELQKQVAIAPPPRDFIAAVRQGKTNPALIAEVKKASPSKGLIREDFDPVAIAQAYEAGGASCISVLTDQKFFQGSFDYLRDARQAVNLPVLCKDFIIYPYQIYQARGRGADAVLLIAAVLGDRDLQYFLKITKLLGIAALVEVHTAEELDRVLALEGIQLIGINNRNLEDFSVSLQTTSDLLASRQQQIQEKGVVIVSESGIFERADLDRVANAGAAAVLVGESLMRQPDPGAAIARLFAS; this comes from the coding sequence ATGGTTAACATTCGCCGTCGCTCCCCCAATCCCCCCGTTAAAACAGAAGGTTGTCAGTATCAAGTCCCGATTCCCAATGCCGAACCGGCGAATATCCTGGAAGAGATTGTTTGGCACAAAGAAACCGAAGTCGCCAAACTTCGCCTCTATATGCCCTTGCGAGAGTTACAGAAGCAAGTCGCCATCGCCCCCCCTCCCCGAGACTTCATCGCCGCTGTGCGTCAGGGAAAAACCAACCCCGCCTTAATTGCTGAAGTCAAGAAAGCCTCACCCAGCAAAGGTCTGATTCGAGAGGATTTTGACCCGGTGGCGATCGCCCAAGCCTATGAAGCCGGTGGGGCCAGTTGTATCTCGGTGTTAACCGATCAGAAGTTCTTTCAGGGGAGTTTTGACTATCTACGGGATGCTCGCCAAGCGGTGAATCTGCCCGTATTGTGCAAAGACTTTATTATTTACCCCTATCAGATTTATCAGGCTCGCGGCCGAGGGGCCGATGCCGTATTGTTGATTGCGGCGGTGTTGGGCGATCGCGATTTGCAATATTTTCTCAAAATCACCAAACTCCTAGGAATTGCGGCCCTAGTTGAAGTCCATACCGCCGAAGAACTCGATCGCGTCCTGGCCCTCGAAGGAATCCAACTCATCGGCATCAACAATCGTAACTTAGAAGACTTCAGCGTCAGTTTGCAGACAACGAGCGACCTACTCGCATCTCGTCAGCAACAGATTCAAGAGAAAGGCGTGGTCATTGTCAGCGAGTCAGGAATCTTTGAGCGAGCCGACCTCGATCGCGTCGCCAACGCTGGGGCCGCCGCCGTCTTGGTGGGAGAATCCCTGATGCGACAACCTGACCCCGGAGCGGCGATCGCCCGCCTCTTTGCCTCCTAA
- the chlP gene encoding geranylgeranyl reductase, with the protein MGIRVAVVGSGPAGSSAAETLAKAGIETYLFERKLDNAKPCGGAIPLCMVSEFDIPPEIVDRRVRNMKMISPSNREVDIRIVKQDEYIGMCRREVLDGFLRDRAEKLGANLINGTVHKLEIPTNDTAPYVIHYADHSDGSLTGENKTLKVDVVIGADGANSRVAKAIEAGDYNYAIAFQERIRLPEDKMAYYNDLAEMYVGDDVSPDFYAWVFPKYDHVAVGTGTMRVNQAKIKKLQAGIRARAARRLEGGEIIKVEAHPIPEHPRPRRVRGRVALVGDAAGTVTKSSGEGIYFAAKSARMCAETIVETTNAGQKLPTEDDLKLYIKRWDKQYGMTYLVLDLLQRVFYRTDATREAFVEMCDDKDVQKLTFDSYLYKTVVPANPLVQMKITAKTIGSLLRGNALAP; encoded by the coding sequence TTGGGCATTCGGGTTGCTGTTGTTGGTTCTGGACCAGCTGGATCATCTGCCGCCGAAACGTTGGCGAAGGCAGGCATCGAAACCTACTTGTTTGAGCGCAAGTTGGATAACGCCAAGCCTTGTGGAGGAGCCATTCCTCTATGTATGGTCAGTGAATTTGACATCCCCCCAGAGATTGTGGACCGTCGGGTTCGCAACATGAAGATGATCTCCCCTTCCAACCGGGAAGTGGACATCCGCATTGTCAAACAAGACGAATATATTGGAATGTGCCGCCGAGAAGTTCTCGACGGCTTTTTACGCGATCGCGCCGAAAAACTCGGAGCGAATCTGATCAACGGAACTGTTCATAAACTCGAAATTCCCACGAACGACACCGCTCCCTACGTCATCCACTATGCCGATCACTCTGACGGTAGCCTCACCGGGGAAAACAAAACCCTGAAAGTGGATGTGGTCATCGGGGCTGACGGTGCGAACTCTCGCGTCGCCAAAGCCATCGAAGCCGGAGACTATAACTACGCCATTGCCTTCCAAGAGCGGATTCGTCTGCCGGAAGACAAAATGGCCTACTACAACGACTTAGCGGAAATGTATGTCGGTGACGACGTTTCCCCTGACTTTTACGCGTGGGTGTTCCCCAAATACGACCACGTAGCCGTGGGAACCGGAACCATGCGCGTCAACCAGGCCAAAATCAAGAAACTGCAAGCCGGGATTCGCGCTCGGGCCGCTCGTCGCCTCGAAGGTGGGGAGATTATTAAGGTTGAAGCCCACCCCATCCCCGAACATCCTCGTCCCCGTCGAGTTCGTGGCCGTGTCGCCCTCGTCGGAGATGCCGCCGGAACTGTGACCAAATCCTCGGGAGAAGGGATTTACTTCGCGGCTAAATCCGCCCGGATGTGTGCCGAAACCATCGTCGAAACCACGAACGCTGGTCAAAAACTGCCCACGGAAGATGACTTGAAACTCTACATCAAACGCTGGGATAAACAGTATGGCATGACCTACTTGGTGTTAGATCTGCTACAACGGGTGTTCTATCGCACCGATGCCACTCGCGAAGCATTTGTGGAAATGTGCGATGACAAGGATGTGCAGAAGCTCACCTTTGACAGCTATCTGTATAAAACCGTTGTTCCCGCCAATCCTCTGGTGCAGATGAAAATCACCGCTAAAACCATTGGTAGCTTGTTGCGTGGTAACGCCCTCGCTCCCTAA
- a CDS encoding DUF3086 domain-containing protein has translation MAVMVSPIAAANDPQDDPQDESPRPPIGEAEPDEETSGQTEPEPVSPAVAQFSPTPESSPQASPPQPPSELTASPAVEMEIDALEQRAEALRGEIAQLERAKQQMQQAQAELQRDLGRLVQEGVSELKKRKQALTVDIERLERRQERIRKEMQTSFAGVSQDIAVRVQGFKNYLVGSLQDLSVAAEQLQIEPPPAPAAAPSSTNEPPRRSRRGDREESRGEAATNPQFSEQGFQEQRRLIRRALDQYRNNPDYYGPPWQLRRTFEPVHAERVANWFFTQGGRGAMKSTNSRLQNILIASAIASVLHLMYKRRLRVLVLANTPERLGEWRRGLQDCLGISRADFGPDRGVALFEAPEPLAQRAERFMQAGLMPLIIVDESENQLSLGLLQFPLWLAFAPDPESTVVRDW, from the coding sequence ATGGCCGTCATGGTGTCACCCATCGCCGCCGCCAACGACCCCCAAGACGACCCCCAAGACGAGTCCCCCCGCCCCCCCATCGGTGAAGCTGAACCCGACGAGGAGACCTCGGGCCAAACCGAACCTGAGCCAGTCTCCCCGGCTGTTGCTCAATTCTCTCCAACCCCAGAGTCCTCTCCCCAAGCCAGTCCGCCCCAACCCCCATCTGAGCTAACAGCATCTCCAGCGGTGGAGATGGAGATTGACGCTCTTGAACAACGAGCCGAAGCTTTACGAGGGGAAATTGCCCAACTCGAACGCGCCAAACAGCAAATGCAACAGGCTCAAGCCGAGTTGCAACGAGATTTAGGACGCTTAGTCCAAGAAGGAGTCAGTGAACTCAAAAAACGCAAGCAAGCTTTAACCGTCGACATCGAGCGGTTAGAACGCCGCCAAGAGCGTATCCGCAAGGAAATGCAAACCTCCTTCGCTGGTGTTTCCCAAGATATCGCCGTGCGAGTTCAGGGCTTCAAAAACTATCTCGTGGGCAGTTTACAAGACCTATCCGTTGCCGCCGAACAGTTGCAAATCGAGCCACCCCCAGCCCCCGCAGCGGCCCCGAGTTCCACCAATGAACCTCCCCGCCGTTCCCGTCGAGGGGACAGAGAAGAGAGTCGCGGCGAGGCGGCCACGAATCCCCAGTTTAGTGAACAGGGATTCCAGGAGCAACGACGCTTGATTCGTCGAGCCTTGGATCAATATCGCAACAATCCCGACTATTATGGTCCGCCCTGGCAGTTGCGTCGCACCTTTGAACCCGTCCACGCCGAACGAGTGGCCAATTGGTTTTTCACCCAGGGCGGACGGGGGGCCATGAAGTCCACCAATAGCCGCCTCCAGAATATCCTAATTGCCTCGGCGATCGCCTCAGTGTTGCATCTGATGTACAAGCGTCGTTTACGGGTATTAGTCTTAGCCAACACCCCCGAACGTCTCGGAGAATGGCGGCGCGGCTTACAGGACTGTCTCGGCATCTCTCGGGCTGATTTTGGACCCGATCGGGGTGTAGCTCTGTTTGAAGCCCCCGAACCCCTCGCACAACGGGCTGAGCGGTTCATGCAAGCGGGACTAATGCCCCTAATTATCGTCGATGAGTCAGAAAATCAGCTCAGTCTGGGCCTGTTGCAATTCCCCCTCTGGCTAGCCTTCGCCCCCGACCCCGAATCCACCGTCGTGCGAGACTGGTAA
- the lysS gene encoding lysine--tRNA ligase: protein MFWADKIAASTQGDSIVNDSKTPSGRVHVGSLRGVIVHDTIYRALKRANKPVRFLYGIDDYDALDGIPAYLDGAREACGNRNRFEEYLGQPLCNVPSPGEGASDYAKYYSGEFFEVFEELGVRPEIYYLRDLYREGRLNSYIDTFLQKAHLVREAYKQVSGAERAEDWYPFHPICENCGKIATTVVSDYNGKEVFYTCKPDAMSYVKGCGHSGWVSPFDGNGKLPWKVEWVAKWDLLGVTIELAGKDHSQKGGSRDVANAIYRKVFDKRPPFHSPYEFILVGGTKMSSSKGVGASAREVANLLPPELLRFLMLRTQPKTAINFSPNYETITRLFRDYDTAIEKYGRLSAEEQQGDLSKDLLALLYSQLDDQIQPYHPFDFSTLISLLQVPHLDIEAEVHKRSDQPLTEWDQQVVRQRIEVAQKWLDDYADPEEKLILYIDEIPESVAALDESQLQYLGELATRLEELTEWEGDTLQTEIFTTTKLLELPPKLAFPAVYHSFLGKERGPKAGNLLSYLERPFVVQRLRDVAQGRGPASS, encoded by the coding sequence ATGTTTTGGGCTGATAAAATTGCCGCGAGTACGCAAGGCGACAGCATCGTCAACGATTCCAAGACCCCTTCGGGACGGGTTCATGTGGGGTCGTTGCGAGGCGTGATCGTCCATGACACGATTTATCGGGCCCTCAAGCGTGCCAATAAACCGGTGAGGTTCCTCTATGGGATTGATGACTATGATGCCCTCGATGGGATTCCCGCCTATCTCGATGGCGCTCGCGAAGCGTGCGGGAACCGCAATCGCTTCGAGGAGTATCTCGGACAGCCTCTATGCAATGTCCCCTCCCCTGGTGAGGGTGCCAGTGACTATGCTAAATACTACAGTGGTGAGTTTTTTGAGGTCTTTGAAGAACTCGGGGTGCGTCCAGAAATTTACTATCTCCGAGACCTCTACCGTGAGGGCCGCTTAAACTCCTATATTGATACCTTCTTGCAAAAGGCACACCTCGTTCGAGAAGCCTATAAACAGGTGAGTGGGGCCGAACGGGCCGAGGATTGGTATCCTTTCCATCCCATCTGTGAGAACTGCGGCAAAATCGCTACCACTGTCGTCAGTGACTACAATGGCAAGGAGGTGTTTTATACCTGTAAACCTGATGCCATGAGCTATGTCAAGGGCTGTGGTCACTCCGGTTGGGTGTCTCCCTTTGACGGAAACGGTAAGCTACCCTGGAAAGTCGAATGGGTGGCTAAATGGGATCTATTAGGGGTGACGATTGAGTTGGCGGGGAAAGATCACTCGCAAAAAGGCGGATCTCGGGATGTGGCGAACGCCATTTATCGCAAGGTGTTTGATAAACGGCCGCCCTTCCATTCTCCCTATGAATTTATCCTGGTGGGGGGAACCAAGATGAGTTCCTCGAAAGGGGTTGGGGCCAGTGCGCGGGAAGTGGCCAACCTGCTACCGCCGGAGTTGTTGCGCTTTTTAATGTTGCGGACTCAGCCGAAAACGGCGATTAATTTCTCGCCCAACTACGAAACGATTACGCGGCTATTCCGGGATTATGACACGGCGATCGAGAAGTATGGCCGCCTCAGTGCCGAGGAGCAACAGGGGGATTTGAGTAAGGATTTACTGGCCCTGCTGTATTCGCAACTCGATGACCAGATTCAGCCCTATCATCCCTTCGATTTCAGTACCCTGATTTCCCTGCTGCAAGTGCCCCATCTCGATATTGAGGCAGAGGTTCACAAACGCAGTGATCAGCCCCTGACGGAGTGGGATCAGCAGGTGGTGCGTCAACGAATTGAGGTGGCGCAAAAGTGGCTCGATGATTATGCAGATCCTGAGGAAAAACTCATTTTATATATTGATGAGATTCCCGAATCGGTGGCAGCATTGGATGAGAGTCAACTCCAGTATCTGGGTGAGTTGGCCACTCGTCTGGAGGAGTTGACGGAGTGGGAGGGAGACACTCTACAAACGGAGATTTTCACGACCACGAAGCTGCTCGAACTACCTCCTAAGTTGGCGTTTCCGGCGGTTTACCATAGCTTTCTAGGTAAGGAGCGCGGGCCCAAGGCGGGCAATTTACTTTCCTATCTGGAGCGTCCGTTTGTGGTACAACGGTTGCGAGATGTGGCGCAGGGACGAGGCCCGGCTTCATCCTAA